In the Oryza glaberrima chromosome 6, OglaRS2, whole genome shotgun sequence genome, one interval contains:
- the LOC127775772 gene encoding uncharacterized protein LOC127775772, with translation MAAGAGDGDQRWLVECLTATLDTARDVRAFAEESLRQASLLPGYGAALTKVTTNKEIPFGLRQLAAVLLKQFIKQHWQEDEENFMPPVVSALEKVIIRQLLLTSLDDSHGKIRTAIGMAVAAIGQQDWPEDWPELLPYLLKLISDQSNGCGVRGALRCLALLSDDLDDTCIPKLVPELFPSLYSIISSPHLYENSLRAKALAIVHSCISMLGSMTGVYKRETVSLISSMLDPLMEQFSAILNSPVLSHNPDDWNMQMEVLKCLLQLVQNFPGLPEAKISAVLAPLWQTFVSSFKVYQLSMIQASEDVDSVGYDSDGSERSLESFGIQLFELWISIVGNSRLAKVIAGNIKELAYYTIAYQQITEEQLQNWSRDANRYVADEDDVTYSCRVSGSLLLEEIVTAYDEYGIESVLEASQMRFHESRELKKAGSTDWWRLHEASFFALGSLSEQLCEAQDSGYNVRDLLEQMVTDTVGTEVHQYPFLHARAFSILSKFSSVISKEICEQYLCSAAHAIASDVPPPVKVGACRALAQLLPESNQSLNVPNIMGILSSLVDLLGKASDETLHLVLETLQSAIKSCGEQSTLIEPVISPVILDVWAQHIADPFISIDAVEVLEAIKNAPGCLEPLVSRILPTIGSILEKPKIQQNGLAAGSLDLLTMILKNAPTTVVKAIFDTCFTSIIQIVLESDDHGEMQNATECLAAFISGGRQELLLWGGGQGRTLKMLLDAASRLLDPALESSISLFVGSYILQLIIHLPSHLSPHFPELIAAIVRRMQSSSITGLKSSLVVIVARLVHLSAPNVDQFINLLLAIPAQGYNNSLAYIMSEWSQLQSEIQGAYQIKVTTTALALLISTRHPELSRIEVQGHIIKTSAGITTRSKARVAPDHWTKIPLPAKIFSLLADTLAEIQEQAVGDEDDCEEDSDWEEIQNGDSSIPHDMIYSASVPSNAKPSVEHLNAMAKVFDEDDDGSYDDDLAKADSLNEVKLSDFLTNIFVKLWESDRPLFEYLCQALTDSQRTAVDKVLRK, from the exons atggcggcgggcgcgggggaCGGCGACCAGAGGTGGCTGGTGGAGTGCCTGACGGCGACGCTCGACACCGCCCGCGACGTCCGGGCCTTCGCCGAGGAGTCGCTCCGCCAGGCCTCACTGCTCCCCG GATATGGAGCTGCCCTCACAAAAGTCACAACCAACAAGGAAATCCCATTTGGATTACGTCAG CTTGCTGCTGTCTTGCTAAAGCAGTTCATCAAACAGCACTGGCAGGAAGACGAAGAGAATTTCATGCCTCCTGTTGTTTCTGCCTTGGAAAAG GTGATTATACGGCAACTCCTCCTTACATCGTTGGATGATTCTCACGGGAAGATTCGTACTGCTATTGGCATGGCTGTAGCAGCTATTGGGCAGCAAGATTGGCCTGAAGACTGGCCTGAGTTACTTCCCTATCTCTTAAAGTTAATTTCTGATCAAAGCAATGGTTGTGGAG TTCGTGGAGCATTAAGATGTCTAGCTCTTTTATCGGATGATTTGGATGATACATGCATTCCAAAATTGGTGCCAGAACTTTTCCCTTCATTGTACAGTATAATATCATCTCCTCAT CTGTACGAAAATTCTCTTCGTGCGAAGGCCCTTGCAATAGTCCATTCATGTATTTCCATGCTTGGATCAATGACCGGTGTATATAAG AGAGAAACAGTGAGTTTGATAAGTTCGATGCTTGATCCACTCATGGAGCAATTCTCTGCAATTTTGAATTCACCGGTGCTGTCCCATAATCCTGATGACTGGAACATGCAGATGGAG GTGCTTAAATGTTTACTTCAGCTTGTCCAGAACTTTCCTGGGCTGCCTGAAGCCAAAATTTCTG CTGTTCTTGCCCCATTATGGCAGACCTTTGTCTCATCCTTCAAGGTCTATCAATTGTCAATGATTCAAGCCTCAGAAGATGTGGATTCTGTTGGGTATGATTCTGATGGTAGTGAAAGAAGTCTGGAGTCTTTTGGGATTCAG TTATTTGAGCTATGGATATCAATTGTGGGGAATTCACGGTTAGCAAAG GTCATCGCTGGGAACATTAAAGAGCTAGCATATTATACTATAGCGTATCAACAGATAACTGAAGAACAG TTGCAAAACTGGTCACGTGATGCTAACCGATATGTTGCTGATGAGGACGATGTGACTTATAGCTGCCGCGTGTCTG GATCTCTTTTACTGGAAGAGATAGTTACCGCTTATGATGAATACGGAATAGAGTCAGTTTTGGAGGCTTCACAGATGCGTTTTCATGAATCGCGTGAACTAAAGAAAGCAGGTTCTACTGACTGGTGGAGA CTGCATGAAGCATCATTTTTTGCTCTAGGTTCACTTTCCGAACAGCTCTGTGAAGCACAG GATTCTGGTTACAACGTGCGAGATTTGCTTGAGCAGATGGTAACTGACACTGTGGGAACAG AGGTGCACCAGTACCCGTTTCTTCATGCACGTGCATTCTCCATTCTGTCTAAGTTCTCTTCAGTG ATAAGCAAGGAAATCTGCGAACAGTATCTATGCAGTGCTGCTCATGCAATTGCCTCAGATGT ACCTCCCCCAGTTAAAGTTGGTGCTTGTAGGGCACTGGCGCAACTTTTGCCAGAATCTAACCAGAGCTTGAATGTGCCCAACATTATGGGCATACTCTCATCTCTTGTTGATCTTCTGGGGAag GCATCTGATGAAACGCTGCATCTTGTTCTAGAAACCCTCCAATCAGCCATCAAATCTT GCGGTGAACAGTCAACATTAATTGAGCCAGTCATCTCTCCTGTCATCCTAGATGTTTGGGCCCAACATATTGCTGATCCATTCATCAGCATCGATGCTGTAGAAGTGCTAGAG GCCATCAAGAATGCTCCTGGATGCTTAGAACCACTTGTATCACGGATTCTGCCAACAATTGGGTCCATTTTAGAAAAG CCCAAGATCCAGCAGAATGGTCTTGCTGCAGGCTCACTGGACCTGTTGACGATGATACTGAAA AATGCTCCAACTACTGTGGTTAAGGCGATCTTTGATACATGTTTTACATCCATTATTCAAATCGTTCTTGAAAGTGATGACCATGGAGAGATGCAG AATGCGACAGAATGTTTGGCAGCATTTATATCGGGTGGGCGGCAAGAGTTGCTTCTCTGGGGTGGTGGACAAGGACGTACACTGAAGATGCTACTCGATGCAGCTTCAAG GCTTTTAGATCCTGCGTTGGAAAGTTCAATATCACTATTTGTCGGGAGTTATATTTTACAACTTATAATACATCTGCCTTCGCACCTGTCTCCCCACTTTCCTGAGCTTATTGCTGCTATTGTGAGACGTATGCAATCCAGCAGCATTACCGGATTGAAGAGCTCTCTTGTTGTTATAGTAGCGAGACTT GTACATCTGAGTGCACCAAATGTTGATCAGTTTATCAACCTCTTACTTGCAATTCCTGCTCAGGGTTATAACAATTCACTTGCTTATATCATGTCTGAATGGTCACAGTTACAAA GTGAAATTCAAGGAGCCTATCAGATAAAGGTTACAACCACTGCATTAGCTCTTCTCATATCTACTCGTCATCCTGAGCTATCTAGGATTGAAGTCCAAGGGCATATTATTAAG ACTAGCGCAGGTATAACTACACGGTCAAAAGCTAGGGTGGCTCCTGATCACTGGACCAAGATTCCACTCCCAGCTAAG ATCTTCTCACTGTTAGCAGATACCTTGGCTGAAATTCAGGAACAAGCTGTTGGTGATGAAGACGATTGTGAAGAG GATAGTGACTGGGAAGAGATTCAGAATGGTGATTCTAGTATTCCACATGATATGATATACTCAGCATCAGTTCCTTCAAATGCTAAGCCATCAGTTGAGCATCTAAATGCAATGGCAAAAGTTTTTGATGAG GATGACGACGGAAGTTATGATGATGACCTGGCAAAAGCTGACTCTCTTAATGAG GTGAAGCTGTCGGACTTTCTAACAAACATCTTTGTCAAACTGTGGGAGAGTGATCGTCCGCTTTTTGAATATCTTTGCCAG GCCCTAACAGATTCACAGAGGACTGCTGTGGACAAAGTTTTGAGGAAATAA
- the LOC127775664 gene encoding H/ACA ribonucleoprotein complex subunit 2-like protein, translated as MGSDTESEKKKTPVALAPIAKPLAGKKLCKRTLKLVRRASEAKCLKRGVKEVVKSIRRGQKGLCIIAGNISPIDVITHVPILCEEANIPYVYVPSKEDLATAGITKRPTCCVLVLTKPAKGELEEDVKEKLKTDYDQVMSEVAEVTSSMF; from the exons atggggagcGACACGGAGTctgagaagaagaagacgccCGTGGCGCTGGCTCCCATCGCGAAGCCGCTCGCCGGCAAGAAGCTCTGCAAGCGAACCCTCAAGCTCGTTCGCCGAG CGTCTGAGGCCAAATGCTTGAAGCGAGGAGTCAAGGAGGTCGTCAAGAGCATCCGCCGTGGGCAGAAAGG ATTGTGCATCATTGCTGGCAACATTTCTCCCATTGATGTGATAACACATGTTCCCATCCTTTGCGAAGAAGCCAACATTCCTTATGTATATGTTCCGTCGAAAGAG GATCTCGCAACAGCTGGGATTACCAAGAGGCCTACCTGTTGTGTATTGGTTCTGACCAAGCCAGCCAAGGGCGAGCTTGAGGAAGATGTCAAGGAGAAACTTAAGACGGACTACGATCAAGTTATGTCTGAAGTTGCTGAGGTCACGTCTTCAATGTTCTGA
- the LOC127775773 gene encoding heat shock factor-binding protein produces the protein MAAPGSGGIPIKADQDSDGSAQSTADMTAFVQNLLMQMQTRFQSMSENIISKIDEMGARIDELEQSINDLKVEMGTEGVTPTKPKDEESKPAGSSAE, from the exons ATGGCGGCTCCCGGCTCCGGCGGCATCCCCATCAAG GCTGATCAGGACTCGGATGGCTCGGCGCAAAGCACTGCTGATATGACCGCTTTC GTGCAAAATCTTCTAATGCAGATG CAAACCAGGTTCCAATCTATGTCAGAGAACATCATTTCAAAGA TAGATGAAATGGGCGCAAGAATTGATGAGTTGGAGCAGAGCATCAATGACCTCAAGGTTGAGATGGGCACTGAAGGTGTTACCCCAACTAAGCCAAAGGACGAAGAATCGAAGCCTGCGGGTAGCTCTGCCGAATGA